One genomic segment of Shinella zoogloeoides includes these proteins:
- a CDS encoding ABC transporter permease: MLQKSVEDRPPGNVFILSLVLFVLFWAGLAALKADRTVLPDPLEVARVLQTELASGRLIRDLLATLSRVAAAFAFAMALGIPLGVLLGRYQRFNHWADPWVTIFMNLPALVLIVLCYLWIGLNEVAAVAAVTLNKTAMVLVTVRQGVRTFDPALADLAFVARLTRGERFRHLVFPQLAPWLAVAARNGIAVIWKIVLVVEFLGRSNGIGFRIHLYFQQFEVTHILVYSLAFVAVMLLVEHGLIQPWERRATHWRRKSLASEVGG, translated from the coding sequence ATGTTGCAGAAGAGTGTTGAAGACCGCCCCCCCGGGAACGTGTTCATCCTGTCCCTTGTCCTGTTCGTTTTGTTCTGGGCGGGGCTCGCGGCACTGAAGGCCGACCGGACGGTCCTGCCGGATCCGCTCGAGGTCGCGCGCGTGCTCCAGACAGAGCTCGCGTCCGGCCGGCTTATCCGCGACCTTCTGGCGACACTTTCCCGTGTCGCCGCGGCCTTCGCCTTCGCCATGGCGCTCGGCATCCCACTCGGCGTTCTTCTCGGCAGGTACCAACGCTTCAATCATTGGGCCGATCCCTGGGTGACGATCTTCATGAACCTGCCGGCGCTGGTGCTGATCGTCCTGTGCTATCTTTGGATCGGTCTCAACGAAGTGGCAGCGGTCGCCGCCGTGACGCTCAACAAGACCGCTATGGTCCTGGTCACCGTGCGGCAGGGCGTGCGCACCTTCGATCCCGCCCTCGCGGACCTCGCCTTCGTTGCCCGGCTGACTCGGGGCGAGCGTTTCCGGCATCTGGTTTTTCCGCAGCTTGCACCCTGGCTGGCGGTCGCGGCGCGAAACGGTATCGCGGTCATCTGGAAGATTGTGCTGGTGGTCGAATTCCTCGGTCGCTCAAACGGTATTGGCTTCCGGATCCATCTGTATTTCCAGCAATTCGAGGTGACCCATATCCTCGTCTATTCCCTCGCCTTCGTGGCCGTTATGCTTCTTGTAGAGCATGGCCTCATCCAGCCCTGGGAGAGACGCGCGACCCATTGGAGACGAAAGTCGCTTGCCAGCGAGGTCGGGGGGTAG
- a CDS encoding ABC transporter substrate-binding protein, with the protein MLASLAARRRSLCLAAAIVCLASPAAAEIAIPMTYLRQEVAAPPVLSNLDPVPSDRGLAGAEVALTDTKTTGSFMGHAYSLAVVSVEPGGDFLNTARKVLAASKILLIDATPEGMLAVADLPEAKGALLFNVASGARRLRDADCRANLLHTIAEDAMRTDALMQVLKARRWTRTVLIVGPKPEDKAYAETLRISAQKFGVDILASKDWTFDTDLRRAAGQEIPLFTQDFPDHDVLLIADEADDFARYVQDNTWLPRPVAGADGLRGEGWAPVLEQWAAVQLQNRFEKAAGREMGSRDYAAWTALRTIGEAVTRTNSADPAVLRAFILSDKFALDGFKGRSLSYRAWNGQLRQPMAVVNARALVELTPLDGYLHQTNEMDTLGLDRPESACTAFGE; encoded by the coding sequence ATGCTGGCAAGTCTCGCAGCGCGCCGTCGAAGTCTATGTCTCGCGGCAGCGATCGTCTGTCTGGCGTCGCCAGCTGCGGCGGAAATCGCCATACCAATGACCTATCTCCGGCAGGAAGTCGCGGCACCGCCGGTGCTCTCCAATCTCGATCCCGTCCCCAGTGATCGCGGCCTCGCGGGAGCGGAGGTCGCCCTAACGGACACGAAGACGACCGGCAGCTTCATGGGCCATGCCTACAGCCTCGCCGTCGTCTCGGTCGAACCAGGCGGTGACTTCCTCAATACCGCGCGCAAGGTGCTAGCGGCCTCAAAAATTCTGCTTATCGACGCGACACCAGAGGGCATGCTCGCCGTCGCGGATCTGCCGGAAGCGAAGGGCGCCCTGCTCTTCAACGTGGCCTCGGGCGCACGGCGGCTACGCGACGCGGACTGCCGCGCGAACCTGCTGCACACCATAGCCGAAGATGCGATGCGTACCGACGCGCTAATGCAGGTGCTGAAAGCCCGGCGCTGGACGCGGACCGTCCTGATCGTCGGTCCGAAGCCGGAAGACAAGGCTTATGCCGAGACGTTGCGTATCTCAGCCCAGAAATTCGGCGTCGATATCCTCGCCTCCAAGGACTGGACCTTCGACACGGACCTGCGCCGCGCGGCCGGCCAGGAAATCCCGCTCTTCACCCAGGATTTCCCCGACCATGACGTCCTGCTGATCGCGGACGAGGCGGACGACTTTGCGCGCTATGTCCAGGACAACACCTGGCTGCCGCGTCCCGTCGCCGGCGCGGATGGTCTTCGCGGTGAAGGTTGGGCGCCCGTGCTCGAGCAATGGGCCGCCGTGCAGTTGCAGAACCGCTTCGAGAAAGCGGCAGGCCGTGAGATGGGCTCACGCGACTACGCCGCCTGGACGGCACTGCGTACCATTGGGGAAGCGGTGACGCGGACCAACTCCGCCGATCCGGCGGTTCTGCGCGCCTTCATCCTCTCCGACAAATTCGCACTCGACGGGTTCAAGGGCCGAAGCCTCAGCTATCGCGCCTGGAACGGCCAGCTTCGGCAGCCGATGGCCGTCGTCAATGCCCGCGCTCTGGTCGAGCTGACACCTCTCGACGGCTACCTGCACCAGACCAATGAAATGGACACGCTGGGCCTCGACCGGCCCGAAAGCGCCTGCACTGCCTTTGGAGAATGA
- a CDS encoding helix-turn-helix domain-containing protein: MSMSFDHADHVYTIAGHASAAASSPIAASWRRCLTLYGLSPEEDRTPWRLTEAEFRQVRARSSVLIEEAGAEIDRLFAIVGKGGCCLLLTDENGIALERRGAAGDDREFRGVGLWSGTAWSEASVGTNGIGTALADERPVLILRDQHFLSQNTRLSCTTAPIRDHTGRIAAALDISTCRDDANEMTMSILSQAVRDAAARIEAGLFRRAFSAARILLVPVDGRMAPALLAVDRDDLVLGATRAARQVLGLDDRRIATGIAASDLLHEDRSEEGRDLDDAERAALRRVLTRAGGNVSQAADLLGISRATLYRKMKKLSIN, encoded by the coding sequence ATGTCCATGTCTTTTGACCACGCAGATCATGTCTACACCATTGCAGGTCATGCCTCGGCGGCGGCCAGTTCTCCCATCGCGGCCTCATGGCGCCGCTGCCTTACGCTCTACGGTCTTTCCCCGGAAGAGGATCGGACGCCTTGGCGGCTGACCGAGGCGGAGTTCCGGCAGGTCCGGGCGCGATCGAGTGTCCTGATCGAGGAGGCAGGCGCCGAAATCGACCGGCTCTTCGCAATTGTGGGCAAGGGCGGCTGCTGCCTTTTGCTCACCGACGAGAACGGCATCGCGCTCGAGCGGCGCGGGGCGGCAGGCGACGACCGGGAGTTTCGCGGTGTCGGTCTCTGGTCGGGTACGGCGTGGAGCGAGGCGAGCGTCGGCACCAATGGTATCGGCACGGCGCTTGCCGACGAGCGGCCCGTGCTGATCCTCCGCGATCAGCATTTCCTGTCGCAGAATACCCGGCTCTCATGCACCACGGCGCCGATCCGCGACCATACCGGCCGCATCGCCGCCGCCCTGGACATCTCCACCTGCCGCGACGATGCCAACGAGATGACCATGTCGATCCTCTCGCAGGCGGTGCGCGATGCCGCCGCACGCATCGAGGCGGGCCTCTTTCGCCGCGCGTTCTCCGCCGCGCGCATTCTGCTTGTGCCTGTCGACGGGCGCATGGCGCCGGCGCTACTGGCCGTCGACCGCGACGACCTCGTGCTCGGCGCCACCCGCGCCGCCCGGCAGGTGCTTGGCCTAGACGACCGGCGCATCGCCACGGGGATCGCGGCGTCCGATCTCCTGCACGAGGACCGGTCGGAGGAGGGGCGGGACCTCGACGACGCGGAGCGCGCAGCGCTGCGCCGCGTGCTGACGCGCGCCGGCGGCAATGTCAGTCAGGCGGCGGACCTCCTCGGCATCAGCCGCGCGACGCTGTACCGCAAGATGAAGAAGCTCTCGATCAACTGA
- a CDS encoding FAD:protein FMN transferase, whose protein sequence is MKRRRFLFIAAAAAFGGPARAEITTWQADMFGGTVRIDLRGPRALSADVVRNVGATIAEVEAAASLFKPASALRRLNATGRLDEPPAILLDLCSLADDLYRRTDGRFDPTVQPLWRALAEGRDTADARAAIGWNRVRIGTPVRLDDGQALTFNGLAQGYAADRVRALLRKAGYNQALVEMGEYATIGGPFTVAVEDPAIGTVAVRRLTGNAIATSSPAAMRIGGSFHILGPKREVPCWSTISVEAESAALADGFSTAFCLMSADDIRKAMGKARDVMRVTAVDFAGDVSTF, encoded by the coding sequence ATGAAGCGGCGGCGCTTTCTCTTCATCGCCGCGGCGGCGGCATTTGGCGGCCCTGCGCGGGCCGAGATCACGACATGGCAGGCCGATATGTTCGGCGGTACGGTGCGTATCGACCTGCGCGGCCCGCGCGCGCTTTCCGCTGATGTCGTGCGCAACGTCGGCGCCACCATAGCCGAGGTCGAGGCCGCAGCCAGTCTGTTCAAACCCGCCTCGGCGTTGCGCCGTCTCAATGCCACCGGCCGTCTTGACGAGCCGCCCGCCATCTTGCTCGATCTGTGCAGCCTGGCCGATGATCTCTACCGTCGTACCGACGGGCGCTTCGATCCGACGGTTCAACCGCTATGGCGCGCTCTTGCCGAAGGCCGCGATACCGCGGATGCAAGAGCCGCGATCGGATGGAACCGGGTGCGGATCGGAACGCCCGTCCGGCTCGACGACGGCCAGGCGCTGACCTTCAACGGGCTTGCCCAGGGGTATGCGGCTGATCGGGTACGCGCCCTGCTTCGCAAGGCAGGCTATAATCAGGCTCTTGTCGAAATGGGCGAATACGCGACGATCGGCGGACCATTCACCGTCGCAGTGGAGGATCCGGCCATCGGTACCGTTGCGGTCCGGCGGCTGACGGGAAATGCCATTGCGACCTCCAGTCCGGCCGCCATGCGCATTGGCGGCAGCTTCCATATCCTCGGACCGAAGCGTGAGGTCCCATGCTGGTCAACGATTTCGGTGGAAGCGGAAAGCGCGGCACTGGCAGACGGCTTCTCTACAGCCTTCTGCCTGATGTCAGCCGACGATATCCGCAAGGCAATGGGAAAGGCCCGCGATGTGATGCGGGTGACGGCAGTGGATTTCGCCGGCGACGTCTCCACCTTCTGA
- a CDS encoding YVTN family beta-propeller repeat protein, protein MRFLPLLISPLLAAAPFQALAGEIWVTNEKDDTISVIDTQTLEMVRTIKTGERPRGITFNSDHSRVYICASDSDTVQVMDPATGEILHDLPSGEDPEQFVLAPDDKHLWIANEDDAVTTVVDVETRQVVAQVNVGIEPEGMAVSPDGKIVITTSETTNMAHWIDTGTKKIFANTLVDSRPRHAEFAKGGTELWVSSEIGGTITVFDVATQAEKAKIRFEITGVNADLVQPVGFEFTPDGKTAFVALGPANHVAVIDADTFAVKSYVLVGRRVWHLAFSPDHTQLFTTNGVSGDVTVIDVASLEPVKSIKVGRFPWGAATRP, encoded by the coding sequence ATGAGATTCCTTCCTTTGTTGATCTCCCCCCTGCTGGCGGCCGCGCCCTTTCAGGCTCTTGCCGGCGAAATATGGGTGACGAACGAGAAGGACGACACGATCTCCGTGATCGACACGCAGACGCTGGAAATGGTGCGCACCATCAAGACCGGCGAGCGGCCGCGCGGCATTACCTTCAATTCCGATCACAGCCGCGTCTATATCTGCGCCTCCGACAGCGACACGGTCCAGGTCATGGACCCCGCGACCGGCGAGATTTTGCACGACCTGCCCTCCGGCGAGGATCCCGAGCAGTTCGTGCTCGCTCCGGACGACAAGCATTTATGGATCGCCAACGAGGACGACGCCGTGACGACGGTCGTCGATGTCGAGACACGGCAGGTCGTGGCGCAGGTCAATGTCGGCATCGAGCCGGAAGGCATGGCGGTCTCGCCGGATGGCAAGATCGTCATCACCACGTCGGAAACGACGAACATGGCGCACTGGATCGACACCGGCACCAAAAAGATCTTCGCCAACACGCTCGTCGATTCCCGTCCGCGCCATGCGGAGTTCGCCAAGGGCGGAACGGAACTCTGGGTCTCGTCCGAAATCGGCGGCACGATCACCGTCTTCGATGTGGCGACGCAGGCGGAAAAGGCCAAGATCCGCTTCGAGATCACCGGCGTCAACGCCGACCTCGTCCAGCCGGTCGGCTTCGAGTTCACGCCAGACGGCAAGACCGCCTTCGTCGCCCTTGGCCCAGCCAACCATGTCGCGGTGATCGATGCCGATACGTTCGCGGTCAAGTCCTACGTCCTCGTCGGCCGTCGGGTCTGGCACCTCGCCTTCTCGCCGGACCACACGCAGCTTTTCACCACCAACGGCGTCTCCGGCGACGTGACCGTCATCGACGTCGCCTCGCTGGAACCCGTGAAATCCATCAAGGTCGGGCGCTTCCCCTGGGGCGCGGCGACCCGGCCATGA
- a CDS encoding DUF779 domain-containing protein, producing MPEAITQPRVVTTDAALALIREIQADYPDILFHQSGGCCDGSSPMCYPADDYIVGDRDVKLGEIGGVPVYISESQFDVWKHTQLIIDVVPGRGGMFSLDNGREKRFLTRSRLFGGGEACPLPPR from the coding sequence ATGCCAGAAGCGATCACGCAGCCGCGGGTCGTCACGACCGACGCGGCGCTTGCGCTCATCCGGGAAATCCAGGCGGATTATCCCGATATCCTCTTCCACCAGTCCGGCGGCTGCTGCGACGGCTCGTCCCCCATGTGCTATCCGGCAGACGATTACATCGTCGGCGACCGCGACGTGAAGCTGGGAGAGATCGGCGGCGTGCCCGTCTATATCAGCGAGAGCCAGTTCGACGTGTGGAAGCACACGCAACTCATCATCGATGTCGTACCCGGGCGCGGCGGCATGTTCTCGCTCGATAACGGACGGGAGAAGCGCTTCCTCACCCGCTCGCGCCTGTTCGGTGGCGGCGAGGCCTGCCCGCTGCCGCCGCGCTGA
- the pedF gene encoding cytochrome c-550 PedF: MSANIIRGGIAAAILLATTSLVIAHGDVAPQPVNTDALPEVGEEWLTENPYREAKAGHDVWLKAVEIGSSGFNQNCARCHGLGAVSGGLAPDLRFLEAEEAGDEWFIERFRHGYTQDGTTKMPAFGDILGQKAAWAIRTYVETRPEDGALDEHAKRLHEIRDELGSGKVADTGALKKELETIAAEVKTASGAPIADSVTYEAARILTDAPETWKKAAEVLTVGLSATQ, translated from the coding sequence ATGTCGGCCAACATCATTCGCGGCGGGATAGCCGCAGCCATCCTTCTGGCAACGACGAGCCTGGTGATTGCCCATGGCGATGTGGCGCCGCAGCCGGTCAATACGGATGCGTTGCCAGAGGTGGGCGAGGAGTGGCTGACAGAAAACCCCTATCGTGAGGCGAAGGCCGGCCATGACGTCTGGTTGAAGGCCGTGGAAATCGGCTCCTCCGGTTTCAACCAGAACTGCGCGCGCTGTCACGGTCTCGGAGCCGTATCCGGCGGCCTTGCGCCGGACCTGCGCTTCCTCGAAGCGGAAGAGGCGGGTGACGAGTGGTTCATCGAGCGCTTCCGTCACGGCTATACACAGGACGGCACCACCAAGATGCCGGCCTTTGGCGATATCCTCGGCCAAAAGGCGGCCTGGGCGATCCGTACCTATGTGGAAACGCGGCCGGAGGACGGTGCGCTCGACGAGCACGCTAAGCGCCTGCACGAAATTCGCGATGAACTGGGCAGTGGCAAGGTCGCCGATACCGGCGCGCTGAAGAAGGAACTGGAGACGATCGCCGCCGAAGTGAAGACGGCCTCTGGCGCACCCATCGCCGACAGCGTGACCTATGAGGCGGCACGCATCCTCACCGACGCGCCTGAGACCTGGAAGAAGGCGGCGGAAGTGCTGACTGTCGGCCTTTCCGCCACGCAGTAA
- a CDS encoding transporter substrate-binding domain-containing protein has product MLRRTLLAFIIGAALPGGAFARCEGYKPQPKPQNTFAQDVGRSFDRIVEEGWIEFAVYDDYAPWSYEEKGKAAGVDIEIGRLIAKTLGVEAKFRLVASGENLEADLLNYVWKGAAVGGRVSDVMLHVPYDSALVCRVEQVVFTGQYAAENIAIAYRTTDYEEKGPTPPFFRFDPVAVENDSIADFYLTSLIGPVDKIHRFRSTAAAVDGLAKGDTKAAMGPRAELEAGLIRHPKDGLAVHSPPLVGFARGNWTIGVGINFQHRDLAYAVDEAIENALAEGEIARIFQRYGLTYTPPQR; this is encoded by the coding sequence ATGCTGCGTAGAACCCTTCTGGCCTTCATCATCGGCGCTGCCCTTCCGGGCGGCGCCTTTGCGCGTTGCGAGGGCTACAAACCACAACCGAAGCCTCAGAACACCTTCGCGCAGGATGTCGGGCGAAGCTTCGACCGGATTGTTGAGGAGGGGTGGATCGAGTTTGCGGTCTATGACGACTACGCGCCCTGGTCCTATGAGGAAAAGGGCAAGGCGGCTGGCGTCGATATCGAAATCGGCCGGTTGATCGCCAAGACCCTCGGCGTCGAGGCCAAGTTCCGGCTCGTGGCATCCGGCGAAAATCTCGAGGCCGATCTGCTCAACTATGTTTGGAAGGGGGCTGCCGTCGGCGGCCGCGTCAGCGATGTCATGCTGCATGTGCCCTATGACAGCGCGCTCGTCTGTCGAGTCGAGCAGGTCGTCTTCACCGGGCAATATGCGGCGGAAAATATCGCGATTGCCTATCGCACCACCGACTACGAGGAGAAGGGCCCCACACCGCCCTTCTTCCGGTTTGACCCCGTTGCTGTCGAGAATGACTCGATTGCCGACTTCTATCTCACCTCGCTGATCGGGCCCGTCGACAAGATCCACCGCTTCCGTTCCACAGCCGCCGCCGTGGATGGGTTGGCCAAAGGCGACACAAAGGCGGCAATGGGCCCGCGCGCTGAACTGGAAGCGGGGTTGATACGCCATCCTAAAGATGGACTGGCGGTGCATTCTCCACCGTTGGTCGGCTTTGCGCGGGGAAACTGGACCATCGGCGTCGGCATCAATTTCCAGCACAGGGATCTCGCCTATGCGGTTGACGAGGCGATCGAGAATGCGCTTGCCGAAGGTGAAATCGCCCGTATTTTTCAACGATACGGCCTGACATACACGCCGCCGCAACGCTGA
- the adh gene encoding aldehyde dehydrogenase, with product MLHQKIVENPYKAKYGNFIGGEWKEPVAGRYFDNITPITGGKLCEVARSDAADIELALDAAHAVKDKWGRTSSTERANILTKIAQRMEDNLDLLARAETWDNGKPLRETMAADIPLAIDHFRYFASCVRAQEGTIGEVDHDTIAYHFHEPLGVVGQIIPWNFPILMAAWKLAPALAAGNCVVLKPAEQTPSSILVWAELIGDLLPAGVLNIVNGFGLEAGKPLASNPRIAKIAFTGETTTGRLIMQYASQNLIPVTLELGGKSPNIFFADVMNEDDDYLDKALEGFAMFALNQGEVCTCPSRALVHEKIYDRFMEKAVRRVEKIVQGNPLDTATMIGAQASSEQLEKILSYIDIGRQEGAEVLTGGGRNDLGGDLAGGYYVKPTVFRGNNKMRIFQEEIFGPVVSVTTFKDDADALAIANDTLYGLGAGVWSRDANRCYHFGRDIQAGRVWTNCYHAYPAHAAFGGYKQSGIGRETHKMMLDHYQQTKNMLVSYSPKALGFF from the coding sequence ATGCTGCATCAGAAGATCGTCGAGAATCCGTACAAGGCGAAGTACGGCAATTTCATCGGTGGTGAGTGGAAGGAGCCCGTCGCGGGCCGCTACTTCGACAACATCACGCCGATCACCGGCGGCAAGCTCTGCGAAGTCGCCCGCTCCGACGCTGCCGATATCGAGCTGGCGCTCGATGCCGCCCACGCCGTCAAGGACAAGTGGGGCCGCACCTCTTCGACGGAGCGCGCCAATATCCTGACGAAGATCGCGCAGCGCATGGAGGACAACCTCGATCTGCTTGCCCGCGCCGAGACCTGGGACAACGGCAAGCCGCTGCGTGAAACCATGGCCGCCGACATTCCGCTCGCCATCGATCACTTCCGCTATTTTGCCTCGTGTGTACGCGCGCAGGAAGGCACGATCGGCGAAGTCGACCACGACACGATCGCCTATCACTTCCACGAGCCGCTCGGCGTCGTCGGCCAGATCATTCCCTGGAACTTCCCGATCCTGATGGCCGCCTGGAAGCTCGCGCCGGCGCTTGCCGCGGGCAATTGCGTGGTGCTGAAGCCCGCCGAGCAGACGCCATCGTCGATCCTCGTCTGGGCCGAGCTGATCGGCGATCTCCTGCCGGCCGGCGTGCTCAACATCGTCAACGGCTTCGGCCTTGAGGCCGGCAAGCCGCTCGCCTCCAACCCGCGCATCGCCAAGATCGCCTTCACCGGCGAGACGACGACCGGCCGCCTGATCATGCAATATGCCAGCCAGAACCTCATTCCGGTCACGCTGGAACTGGGCGGCAAGTCGCCGAACATCTTCTTCGCCGACGTGATGAACGAGGACGACGACTATCTCGACAAGGCGCTGGAAGGCTTTGCGATGTTCGCGCTCAACCAGGGCGAGGTCTGCACCTGCCCGAGCCGCGCGCTGGTGCATGAGAAGATCTACGACCGCTTCATGGAAAAGGCCGTCCGGCGCGTCGAGAAGATCGTGCAGGGCAACCCGCTCGACACGGCGACGATGATCGGTGCGCAGGCGTCGTCCGAGCAGCTGGAGAAGATCCTGTCCTATATCGACATCGGCCGGCAGGAAGGCGCGGAAGTGCTGACCGGCGGCGGCCGCAACGATCTCGGCGGCGATCTGGCCGGCGGCTACTACGTGAAGCCGACCGTCTTTCGCGGCAACAACAAGATGCGCATCTTCCAGGAGGAAATCTTCGGGCCGGTCGTATCGGTGACGACCTTTAAGGACGATGCGGACGCGCTCGCCATCGCCAACGACACGCTCTACGGCCTCGGCGCCGGCGTGTGGAGCCGCGATGCCAACCGTTGCTACCACTTCGGCCGCGACATCCAGGCCGGCCGCGTGTGGACCAACTGCTACCACGCCTATCCGGCGCATGCCGCGTTCGGCGGCTACAAGCAGTCGGGCATCGGCCGCGAGACGCACAAGATGATGCTCGACCACTACCAGCAGACCAAGAACATGCTGGTCAGCTATTCTCCCAAGGCGCTCGGCTTCTTCTGA
- a CDS encoding 4Fe-4S binding protein, translating to MGRGFGLYAALRRVFIILVLTGGSLIAGLQSTLAAPLDREALQAMIVPPYALGEPVNDQGVWTLLNSGGAEAGYVFETGPLAPLPGFSGAPIDMLVTIDLDGRFLDVRLVSHNEPIFVSGLGEAPLHAFLKQYRGHSIREPLVVGTPYGDAGNGSDLVYLDGVTKATASVRIAHESILAATLAVAREKMQGVASGPPAYPDPAIDVALDWATLVERGYARNLKVTNAELDAAFRKTIWAHDDPDAAADPEGLYLDLWAVDIGPPAIAKAVLSNDSLADLQRLLRVSPDDEPVLVIDAGRHGLVSQDFVRNTAPDRLSAEQDGLPLALRDADMLVETQDGVPHGTRMVLRIDRRLGFDPTREWTLAAQAVRAHGMLKPESGSAHFPLTLKADGQFYARPQISVALPAWQAAMVSRKWDLALLFLLLAGLLAAVGPGMHRLARPAVLRPARLGFLALVIGFVGWWGQGQLSIVTPLAALRTAMDGGNLAVLLYDPFSLMIWSATIIGFLLWGRGLFCGWLCPFGAMQEFAHHAGRLLRLPQWNPSPAWDARLKAGTWLSLAALVAIAVFAPERAETAAEIEPFKTAVTTGFQREWYYVAYALFWLALGAITFKGFCRYLCPLGALMALGGLLRTRRWIPRRVECGSPCQLCRVRCPYGAIKKTGHIAYSQCFQCLDCVSIHDDTAQCVPLVLAARKHASQPAGAQP from the coding sequence ATGGGGAGAGGCTTTGGGCTATATGCTGCGCTGCGGCGCGTTTTTATCATCCTGGTCCTGACCGGCGGAAGCCTGATTGCCGGACTTCAGAGCACTCTTGCCGCACCACTCGATCGCGAGGCGCTCCAGGCGATGATCGTGCCGCCCTATGCCCTTGGCGAACCCGTGAACGACCAGGGCGTATGGACGCTTCTCAATTCCGGCGGAGCGGAGGCCGGCTATGTCTTCGAGACCGGTCCCCTCGCCCCTCTTCCCGGCTTTTCCGGCGCGCCCATCGATATGCTCGTGACCATCGACCTCGATGGCCGGTTTCTCGATGTCAGGCTCGTCTCGCACAATGAACCGATTTTCGTATCCGGCCTCGGCGAAGCGCCCCTTCATGCATTTCTGAAGCAGTACCGCGGCCATTCGATCCGTGAGCCGCTGGTCGTCGGCACGCCCTATGGTGATGCCGGCAATGGCTCGGACCTCGTCTATCTCGACGGCGTGACCAAGGCGACGGCCTCGGTGCGCATTGCCCACGAATCGATCCTGGCCGCAACGCTCGCCGTCGCACGCGAGAAGATGCAAGGCGTTGCAAGCGGCCCACCCGCTTACCCCGACCCGGCGATCGATGTGGCGCTCGACTGGGCGACGCTCGTCGAGCGCGGCTATGCCCGCAACCTCAAGGTCACCAACGCCGAACTCGACGCAGCCTTCCGAAAGACCATCTGGGCGCATGACGATCCCGACGCCGCGGCGGACCCCGAGGGCCTGTATCTCGATCTGTGGGCCGTCGACATCGGGCCTCCGGCCATCGCCAAGGCTGTGCTGAGCAATGACAGCCTTGCCGATCTTCAACGCCTTCTTCGGGTTTCGCCTGACGACGAACCCGTTCTCGTCATCGACGCGGGCCGCCACGGCCTCGTCTCGCAGGATTTCGTGCGCAATACGGCACCGGACCGGCTCTCGGCGGAACAGGACGGCCTGCCCCTCGCGCTGCGTGATGCCGACATGCTGGTGGAGACGCAGGACGGCGTGCCCCACGGCACGCGCATGGTCCTGCGTATCGACCGCCGTCTCGGCTTCGACCCGACGCGGGAGTGGACGCTGGCGGCGCAGGCCGTGCGCGCGCATGGGATGCTGAAGCCGGAAAGCGGATCCGCCCATTTCCCGCTCACCCTCAAGGCCGACGGGCAGTTCTACGCTCGCCCGCAGATCTCCGTTGCCCTGCCCGCATGGCAGGCGGCGATGGTATCCCGCAAATGGGATCTCGCCCTTCTCTTTCTTTTGCTTGCCGGCCTGCTCGCCGCCGTCGGTCCGGGCATGCACAGACTTGCAAGGCCTGCGGTACTGCGCCCTGCGCGGCTCGGCTTTCTCGCCCTCGTCATCGGGTTCGTCGGATGGTGGGGCCAGGGCCAGCTATCGATCGTCACACCGCTTGCCGCGCTTCGGACGGCAATGGATGGCGGCAACCTCGCCGTGCTGCTGTACGACCCGTTCTCGCTCATGATCTGGAGCGCGACCATCATCGGCTTCCTGCTCTGGGGGCGCGGCCTGTTCTGCGGCTGGCTCTGCCCCTTTGGCGCCATGCAGGAATTTGCCCACCACGCCGGCCGCCTGCTGCGACTGCCGCAATGGAACCCGTCCCCGGCGTGGGACGCCCGGCTCAAGGCCGGGACATGGCTGTCGCTCGCGGCCCTCGTCGCCATTGCCGTGTTCGCACCGGAAAGGGCGGAAACGGCAGCCGAGATCGAACCCTTCAAGACGGCCGTCACCACCGGCTTCCAGCGCGAATGGTACTATGTCGCCTATGCCCTCTTCTGGCTGGCCCTCGGTGCGATCACCTTCAAGGGCTTCTGCCGCTACCTCTGCCCGCTTGGCGCCCTGATGGCGTTGGGCGGCCTGCTCCGCACACGCAGATGGATCCCGCGGCGCGTGGAATGCGGCTCGCCCTGTCAACTGTGCCGCGTGCGCTGCCCCTATGGCGCCATCAAGAAGACAGGCCATATCGCCTATTCCCAATGCTTCCAGTGTCTCGATTGCGTGTCGATCCATGACGACACGGCGCAATGCGTGCCGCTGGTGCTTGCCGCGCGAAAGCACGCATCGCAGCCGGCGGGAGCCCAGCCATGA